Proteins encoded in a region of the Nicotiana tomentosiformis chromosome 9, ASM39032v3, whole genome shotgun sequence genome:
- the LOC138898618 gene encoding uncharacterized protein: MNKNGFDRHTRPKEAPRLSEYNFNIDASVIVSTIRRIKDTKWPLSLQLDLAQRNPNQMCKYHGIHSQRTEDCRHLREKVAPLFNEGNLREFLSDRAKNHFKNRDFNRQNEQEEPQHIIHMIIGGIDVPQGPMLKRTKMSIIREKWYRTQDYIPKGTLSFSDEDAKGIIQPRNDALVISILMNKTQVKRMLIDPGSSANIIRSRVVATRSTGPGHARNPGTKQIENGV; this comes from the coding sequence atgaacaaaaATGGGTTTGACAGGCATaccagacctaaggaagcaccacggttatcagaatataacttcaacattgatgcatctgTCATCGTGTCgactatcagacgcatcaaagatactaaatggcctctaTCTCTACAGTTAGATCTAGCCcagagaaatcctaatcaaatgtgcaagtacCATGGCATCCATAGCCagagaacggaagattgcaggcactTGAGAGAGAAGGTAGCCCCGTTATTCAATGAAGGGAACcttcgagagtttttaagtgaccgggccaaaaaccatttcaaaaatagagatttcaatagacaaaacgaacaagaagagccacaacacatcatccatatGATCATCGGAGGAATCGATGTCCCCCAGGGGCCGATGCTTAAACGTACTAAGATGTCGATTATAAGAGAGAAGTGGTATCGGACTCAGGATTACatacctaaaggaaccttgtcctttagtgacgaaGACGCGAAAGGAATCATACAACCCcgtaacgatgcactggtaatatctatacttatgaataaaactcaagttaagcgtatgttaattgatccaggtagttcggccaacatcattcgatcaagggtcgtagcaactcggtctacaggaccaggtcatgCCCGCAACCCTGGTACTAAACAGATTGAAAATGGAGtctga